Below is a genomic region from Parafrankia irregularis.
GCCAACTTATGCTGAGATCATGACGCTCAGGCTACATTGGCATGCGAACGGTTATATTTCGTTAACTCTTTTAAATGACACGAACACCTGGTAGCCCCGTGACGGCAGAACTCGCTCTTCCGTTCGGTGTGCTCAGCGCGCGCTCCCCGCCGCTTTGAACCGATTCGGCGCGCGGGCAGGCGTGGCATGCGCCGCGCGCTCCGCGATGACGCGCAAAGCATCAGCCAAACGGCCATAGAGAGGCACCATGTCCGAGCTCACCATCGGGGGAAGTCCGACAGTGCGCCGTCGGCGGCTCGGCGCCGAGCTTCGCCGACTCCGGGAACAGGCGGGGCTGTCGGCGGACGACGCCGCACGCCACCTCGAATGCTCCCCATCCAAGATCAGCCGGGTGGAGACCGGGCGGACCCCGGCCCGCGTCCGCGACGTCCGCGACCTGCTCGATCTCTACCTGGTGCACGACTCGTCCGAGCGGGGGATCCTGCTCGACCTGGTGCGCCAGTCGAAGGAGCAGGGCTGGTGGCAGTCCTTCGGCGACGCGGTACCCGACTGGCTGGAGACGCTGATCGGCCTCGAGGGCGACGCAGACACGATCTGCACCTACGAATCGGTTCTCGTCCCCGGCCTGCTGCAGACCGAGGAGTACACCCGCGCGCTCGCCATGGACTTCGACGGTGAGGGCTCGCCCTCCGAGGCCGAGCGCACGGTGGCCCTCAAGCGGGAGCGGCAGAAGCGACGCGGCCAGACCGGGCGGC
It encodes:
- a CDS encoding helix-turn-helix domain-containing protein, which produces MSELTIGGSPTVRRRRLGAELRRLREQAGLSADDAARHLECSPSKISRVETGRTPARVRDVRDLLDLYLVHDSSERGILLDLVRQSKEQGWWQSFGDAVPDWLETLIGLEGDADTICTYESVLVPGLLQTEEYTRALAMDFDGEGSPSEAERTVALKRERQKRRGQTGRRIHALLDEAVLRRPVGGSEVLRGQLEHLLAEASSGRVVIGVIPFRAGGYPAQGFPFTLFEFPDTRDQPVVYLEALSGAVYLEKAHEVRRYKVAFDKLRACALGPDEAGAMIMRIVEKVKVE